The Engystomops pustulosus chromosome 4, aEngPut4.maternal, whole genome shotgun sequence genome contains a region encoding:
- the RASSF9 gene encoding ras association domain-containing protein 9: MDRVKKKPLKTRHKTSVPEDEISNKDRQIVVWVDQEEKVVCGLTKHTTSEDVVEALLEENKVSATNHYVLFGIYKEYCIMETWKNLKRILPPSLKMLKLLKSWGAEQSNVSFVLMKKCTMYPCSVWWTSQKSITCDYCKSQDNAFHVQNFPLPIRKKIVRKAFRKLEKMKKNMVSPKENNIQQLIYILSSQDTIIKQQMDKMKQLDKQLEVYDSCQQKLEKLGCSGDVPNAVSSVNADDLGLSTFDRFLEIYNLENVIHIQEELNHQHSLIRNLSEEIKVDMSSMCEQDDEDFVAEGHTDMVTSIKQEIEESLQVGLRLHHLYSYIQKEIQYNELILLHKKKEYEILKDEINSVCASDSNTSLCFKPTQYMSSDACGSREMHKISAVMSRVDIQNDTDSDTGISSTHSQDSEAIQ; encoded by the exons ATGGATCGTGTCAAGAAAAAACCTTTGAAGACAAGACATAAAACTAG TGTACCAGAAGATGAAATTTCCAATAAAGACAGACAGATAGTTGTTTGGGTTGACCAAGAAGAAAAAGTAGTCTGCGGGCTCACAAAGCACACAACCAGTGAAGATGTGGTAGAAGCACTACTTGAAGAAAACAAAGTTTCTGCTACAAACCACTATGTCCTTTTTGGCATTTACAAAGAATATTGCATTATGGAAACCTGGAAAAATCTCAAGCGTATTTTACCTCCTTCATTAAAAATGTTAAAGCTTTTAAAGTCGTGGGGAGCAGAGCAAAGTAATGTAAGCTTTGTTCTAatgaaaaaatgtacaatgtaccCATGCTCCGTGTGGTGGACTTCACAAAAAAGCATAACCTGTGACTACTGCAAGAGTCAGGACAATGCGTTTCATGTTCAAAATTTTCCTCTACCgatcagaaaaaaaattgtaagaaaAGCATTTAGAAAgttagaaaaaatgaaaaaaaatatggtCTCACCAAAGGAAAATAATATACAGCAACTTATTTATATACTTTCGTCTCAAGATACTATTATCAAACAACAGATGGACAAAATGAAACAGCTGGATAAGCAACTAGAGGTATATGATTCATGTCAACAGAAATTAGAGAAACTGGGGTGTAGTGGAGACGTTCCAAACGCTGTGAGCTCTGTAAATGCAGATGATCTTGGACTCAGCACATTTGACAGGTTTTTAGAAATCTATAACCTGGAAAATGTGATCCACATTCAGGAGGAGTTGAATCATCAACACTCACTTATTAGGAATCTGTCAGAAGAAATTAAAGTGGATATGTCTTCTATGTGTGAACAGGATGATGAAGACTTTGTCGCAGAAGGGCACACTGACATGGTGACAAGCATTAAGCAAGAGATTGAGGAAAGCCTTCAAGTGGGATTACGATTACATCATCTGTACAGCTATATTCAGAAAGAAATCCAGTATAATGAGTTAATACTGCTTCATAAGAAAAAAGAATATGAAATCCTAAAGGATGAGATAAACTCTGTGTGTGCTAGTGATTCAAATACCTCTTTGTGTTTCAAACCTACACAATACATGTCTTCAGATGCTTGCGGCAGTAGAGAAATGCACAAAATCTCTGCTGTGATGTCCAGGGTAGATATACAAAACGATACAGATTCAGATACAGGCATTAGCTCCACCCATAGTCAAGATTCTGAGGCTATTCAGTGA